Part of the Paenibacillus guangzhouensis genome is shown below.
TTCTCGTTCAATGCGTGCTGATGGCGGTTCAATCCAGTACAATAAATTGATACCGCTTACGGAACTCGCCTGGCGTAAAGGAAGTGTGACGTTTAAATAGGCGCGTGAAATAGTTATTGTCGTTGAACCCGCATCGCGTACCAATTTGAATGATTGACAGTTCTGAATGCGCTAACAGCTGCTTGGCACGTTCAATCTGAAGGTGATGCCTATATTGCAAGGGGCTCATCCCTGAATACTGCTTCAAGCAGCGGGCTAAGTAATCGAAGTGGTAATGCAAGTCATTTTCCATTTCTGTTGCGTCGAAGGGTTGTTCCAAATGTTCGGTCAAATAGGTAGCGACTTGCTCCCCGAGAGAAAGAGAGCGGGCTTGCGGACTTCGGTTTCGCATACTGTATTGCAGCTCTAACAGAAATCGGCCGAATAATATTTGTAATTCGTAGGATCGTGTTGCAGATAACATGCTATGCACGTGAATCATTTCTGTAAGCAGCGGTAGAATCTGGCGCAAATCGATGGTCGTAAATTTCGGAATATCTACCATACCAGGATGAACCTCGATATCCTGATCCGTTCGATTGAGCAGAGGCTGCTGCCAGTTCGTTTTATCAATTAAGGCTGGCTGAGGGAATCCTGGATACTGGAAATGAATCCAATAGACTTCCGTCTCGGTATCGGTCGGTTGGTAGCCACGATGCATCTTCTCAGGCTCAAGCACCAAGACCATGCCTTCTTTAATGTCATATGGAATCCCGTTTTCTTCCATGTAGAGCGTACCTTTCACGCAGATAATGATATCGAATGCATCAAATTGACGCCTCGCATGTACAATTCCCGGCGGCCATAAGGTATGGCCGACCGTGGCGATCAGAGGAAGGGGCGGAACAGGAATTTCAAGTACTAACATATCGGATCACCTATTCATAAGAATGTAGAAATTGTACTATAAATCGATAGCGCTGTCAGCTCTACCATGGTGCATTGCCAACTTAGTCGGTAGAGACTAGACTATACATGAATAATCAAGTGGAAGAAATTTTCTCAATATTGCATTGGAGATGAGATTGATGCATGGACACTGGCTGGATAACATACGCCGATTATTTCCTTGTTTTTCCGATATCGCAGATCATCATTGGACTTCATCCGAGATCATACGCGTAACTCCAGATACACCGCATGCCATTCGGGAAGGTCATGTTCTGCAGCATGCGATTTTTCATGATCAACGGATCGATCCGCGTCTTCAAGTTGAGTCCATCCGGCAAAGAGATAACGATATACCGCTTGTACGGATCACGTTCCCGTCATACCGGCGGCATGGGTCTGGGACTTGCAATTGCAAAAGAATTTGTGGAGGCTCATCAAGGCGTCATTTCGGTGCGAAGTGAGGTTGATCGTGGGACCCAGTTTACTGTGTATCTGCCTTGTGCGTAGCAATTGACATCAAGAAGTGGAGATTTTCGGGTGATAGTGACTAAAAGACAATGTAGACATTTGTCTACCAAAAAGCGTGAAACCGTTTTCTTTATTCTCCATTATGAAGATAATTGACGTTTATATAACATGCTCTTCCTTGATACAATATTAGTGAAATGTTGAACGAACTCCATTCATTGCTGAGGACATATTTTACCGCTACGGAAGAAAGGAAGAGAAGTGTGAACAGACTCATTGAGATTATAGAAAGTTCTCCAGAAATTGAAGAACTGCTAAAACACTGCCCGTATTCGGTTCTTAAAAAGTTTCAAGTCAAAGAATACGCAAGAGGAAGGTTTAAGCTTGAGCAGGGAACGATCTATTCAGAAGTCTACATCATTGTTCAAGGGAAAATAGACATTTTTATTCTAAGCGATTCAGGTCGCAAGATTACGCTTGATATCTATGGACCAGGAAATATTATCGGCGAGCATGAGCTTCTTCAGGAAATCCCTTTTAGCTCTTCCGTTCAATCTTTAAGTGATGTGGTGTTATTAAAATTGTCGCGAGAATCTTTTCTCGAATGGATGGAATTGGACCGAGGCTTCGCCAGAAATTTGACAGAATCATTATGTAAACAAGTTTATCATTTAAGCAAAAGAATCGAGTCGTATAGTTTGTTCTCCACGAAGCGTCAAGTTGTTGCGGTGTTAAGTTCGTTAAGCAAGAGCGATGTAATCGAAAGAAAGACGCTATTAAAACGGATTAGCTCTACGCCACGCAGTGTCGATCGGGTGTTAAAAGAACTGAAAGATTTAGAGCTGATTGAAATGGATAATGGCGTAATTAAATTACGGAACCCGAACTTATTGATTGAGCTGGGTTCAAAGGAGTAGAAATATGGAAAAACAACCTCATATTCAGCTGGATGGATCGTTGGCTGTCAAAAAAGCAATTGTAGTAGGAGATCCCGCCCGGGTAGATATTGTGAAATCGCTTCTGGAAAATCCACAAGATATCACCTACAATCGAGAGTTCAAATCTGCGATCGGTACTTATCAAGGGCACAAGATTCTAGTCCTGTCGACCGGTATTGGCGCACCTTCCATGGTCATTGCCATTGAGGAGCTGAAAGCGATTGGCGTCGAGTCCGTGATTCGGGCCGGAAGCTGCGGTGCGATGGACAGCAGCTTTAAGGTTGGTGAAATTATGGTCGTCACGGGCGCTGTTCGTGATGAAGGTTTAACCGGAAAATATGTTCCAAAGGAGTTCCCGGCCATTCCATCAAGTGATCTGCTGATGCGAGCAATGAAGCAAACAGAAATTCCGGTGAAGTATGGAATCGCAAGAAGCCATGACGGTTTTTATATGGACAACAACATGGCAGTAGAGGATTTCTGGTCGCGTAAACAAGTTCTGGGTGCTGATATGGAGACAAGCGCTCTCTACGTTGTTGGCCATCTACGGGGACTTCGAACGTTATCGATTCTCAATAATGTCGTGCCTTATATGGAACCTCTGGCAGATGGGGTTAATGAATTGGTATCAGGAGAATCGCAAATGAAAAGTGGAGAATTGCAGTCGATCAAATTGGCATTAACCGTTCTAACGGAGGAGGAATAGGCATATGAAACAAGGAATTTATAAAGTTCTAAAAAGCAAAACGTGGGACACATGTTGGCTCATACTTGGGATCGTGTTGGTGATAGCAAGTACTTATTATAGTTATAGCGGTACCTTTGATCTCCTGCTCGTTACATCATTTATTGGCGGTATTCTAGGTATGGTGATCGTGCTGCTCTTCGCCAATCAATATGGGAAAACGGCCAGTGGTTTGGGTGTCGTTGGAGCTATATTCGATACGTTTAATAACTTTAAATACGGCTTGCTAGGAAATGTATTCGTAGGGATCTACTGTGCTGCGCTGTACGCTAAAGGCTTCCTAACGATGGGGAAGGAAATTGAAGTCACGAAAGTAACGAAGTCCAATCTATATATTTCAGCCATCATTGCTTTGGTTGGTTCTGTTGTTCTCTACTTCTATGGCGGTACGATTCTTCCGGCGGATGCCCCGTTGTGGGTCATCGTGTTTAACGTTTTAGTGTTCCTCGTCCAAGTTATTTCGCAGTATTTGATGGTAGAGGGTAAAGCGATTTCTTGGATCGGTTGGATTCTTGCTAACTTTATTAACTTGGCCCTGCAAATCTATGTTATTGTTCAAGGTAACAGCCCGACGGCAATGATTTACTTGTCGATGACCATTATGTTCCAACTGAATTCCATTAAGGCTGCGATTCTATGGTATGGATACGGCGAAGAATAAAATATAAGTGAAATCCTTAGAGGATTCATAGAAATGAACGTAAAAAGGGACGATCCTATTCGCTGAATGCTGGCTTAGGGTGGTTCCTTTTTGTGTTTCTTCATAACTAGACACTTTTCGGACATAGCCAAAAAAGTCTTATCGGTATAAAGTGGAACTTAAGTATGATTCAACCAATCATACTTATAAGAGATCCGGCGTACGTTGATAAAGTGGTAAGGAAGTAAGAGAGATAGGAGCGATAATCTTGATTGAAATGACATCATCATACGTGGATTCACTAGCTTCGAATACCGCGGCGATCAAAAATGCACAAGGTCTGGTGAAGAAACGCAGTTTCGTGCAGCTGCATCAATCCGAAGATGGGACATTGTTATTCGCGGAATGCAAAGGAAGCGGAAGCTCGAATTACCAATGTTCCGCAGATTTCATCCAACCCGACAAACCGATACTGCGTTGTTCTTGCCCAAGCAGGCAATTGCCATGTAAACATGCGTTGGGACTGTTATATGCCTACATCGGTGGAGAAGCATTCACTGCCGCCGCAGTGCCAGAAGACATTGCTGCCAAACGGGAAAAAGCGGAGAAGCGGGAAGAGAAGAAGTCGCAACAGGCAAGTGAAGGGGCAGAACCTAAGCCGAAAAAGGTGAACAAGACGGCACTCAAGAAAAAAGTCCAATCACAACTCGAAGGATTGGATGTCCTCGAGAAGCTGCTTCGATCTTTGGTTCGCAACGGTCTGGGCACGATCGACAAAAAGGTCATCAAGACGATGCAAGAGCATGTGAAGCAAATGGGGAATTATTATCTCGCGGGTGCGCAAACAGAGTTACGACGGCTTACCTTACTGCTCTCGGAGACAGACGATCGTGAGCGAGTATACACGGATGTCGTGGAGCAATTGGCCGTGATGCATGCTTTTATTAAAAAGGGACGTACGCATTTAACAAGCAAATTAGCAGATCCAACATTGGCGCTTGATCATGAATCGACGATCGAGGAATGGCTAGGACATGCATGGCAGCTTACAGATCTGAAGGAATACGGGCTGATGAAGGAACAGGTAGAAATGGTTCAGCTTGCATTTGTCAGCTATGACGATTCGGCTAGACAAGAGTATGTTGACGAAGGATATTGGCTAGAACGAGACAGCGGCGAGATCCATCGTACCATCCAATATCGGCCTTACAAAGCAGCGAAGCTGATGCGTGAAGAGGACAGCTTCTTTGATGCTGTCCGTATTCCTTCCTTATTTCAGTATCCAGGGGATATGAACCGAAGAGTACGTTTTGAAGAGATGGTGGTAAGACCGCTGGAATCTTATGAGGTCGCAGATATTTCAAAATATGCCGAGCGATCGTATACAGATGTCATCAAAAAAGTGAAAAACCAGCTGAAAAATCCGTTAAGTCACGCCAATCCGCTCGTATTGCTTCATGTGGCCGAGGTAAAGCAGTCCAATCAAGATGAAGTTGTCATTGCAGATGAATCTGGTCAACATCTCGTACTAAGGGATCAAGCATCAAATGGACATCAGACCCTTCCGCTGATTACGCATTTGTCAGCATCGCAATTGGAGGATGTCAGCATGCTGGTTCGGTTCGAGCACGATATGGACACGGGGCAGTTATCGGCAATGCCTTTAACGATATTGAAAGATGCGGAAATGCTCCGTCTCTTGTATTAGGAGGAATGAACATGAGTACAGCATTATTACAAGAGCTCCATCAAGAGCTGCGACGAATCTACATCGCTGGAAGTGATTTGGCACTGGGGGATTACCGTCTAAAACGGATGCTGCCGCAATTTCAGCAGCTTGGCGAGCGAGCTCCGATTTTTAAGAGATTAGGTGAAGGCATTACGGCTCTGATTGAGCCTTCGGATATAGAAAACTATCAATCTGCAGAACAATTGCAGGATCTGAATCTACTCCTGACCTCCGTGCTTCGAACGCAAGGTATGACAGCACCGCAAGGTGAGCTTAGATCGCTAGAAAATCACCCCGTTTCCTTATCTACATTTCTTCCGTATCGCAAGCTGGCTGCTGTGGAGGTGGCGCTTACGACGACAGGGAGCAATCGGTATGAGGTGGTTGTTCACGCATTCGAAGAGGGGATGTTCCGGGATCTTCGTCTGCTGGCCCTTGCCGTACGAGCGCTTGGGGATCCCTATTCGGAAATCGCTGAATTTGCTATGCAGAAGATCCTGCCTTCCTACGGCGCGGAGGTCGTGCCCTATTTGATCGACAGCTTCGATCCGATGGGAGGCAGGGTAGAGAGCCGCAAGCTTCAAGTGATCGGGCAGGCGGGCGGAGAAGACGTATTGGATCTCATCTCTCGAGCAGCTGAATCCGGGTCTGAAGAAGTTCGTGTGACGGCGATCCGTTTACTAGCAACTCAGCCTTCCTATGCGTCAGCATTGCTCTCTTGGACGAGAGATAAGAAGAAATCGATTCGTGAGGCTGCCTATCAATCCTTAGCAGTAAATAACTCCGATGCAGCGGTTGAACGGATTTATGAAGCTTTTACGGGCAAGGACATTGAAATCGCAGCGGAAGCCGCAGCCAAATGCAGCTCGGAACCATTAACGGCATGGCTGGTTCGTGATCTTGGTGAAGAGCTGAAGCAAGCTTTCGTGAACAAAGAAGATAAGAAGAAGGCAGAAGCATCGCAGATAAAAATAAATCACTTCCTTACCGCGCTGGAAGGGAAACGAGGCGATTCGTTATACGAATTATTCATTGAAGTAACAAGTCAATATTCATCGTATATTTCTTCCGTTGGTCTGGATCTTATAGATGCCGCAGCGCATTATTTGGAACACGAAAATTCCTTGGAAGCCTTGGATACTCTATATGGCTTGGAACAACAAAATACACGCTATCTATCTCATGCCTTCCGTGCGTCGTTCCGGCAGCTCTCGCCATTCGAGTTGTATGATCGCTATGTGTATTCCAATCGTAACAAATGGAAGATGAAGACCAATAAGGAGACCCAGAAAAAGCTGAAGCAGTTCCTATCAATCCTTGAGCAGCAAGTGATAGCTTATCCTTATCAGCTTTATCCTAATTTGTGGAGTTCCCCTGAAGAGACTTCTTACCTGCGCAAAGTGGAATTGATGCCTGTAGAGCAAGTTGCGCAGCGATGGGATTCGCGATGGCTAGACTGGCTAATTGAGGTTCAGGCCATCCACCTCGTCTGTGTGTTCGCGCGACCGGACCATGCGGCATCCAGGACATTCCTGATGGAGCGGATGCAAGACATAGCAGATCTGCGCCATTCATCCTTTGATATTCTGCTTCTTGGCCTTGAACGTGCGGGCGTGGAAGATTCGATCCGGTCGGAGTTGCTCATGAACGCGCTTGAACAAAAGCGGAGCGGCAACCTTTATGCGTTCGAAGGCCATGTACTGGATAATTTGTATCGGCTGCCTTTCACCTATCAAGATCGTCTGGCTGATGCGATTCAGAATTATCGGTATACCGCTCGGGAACAGCTGCAATATGTATTGAACGAGATGGAGAAAAAGAAGCAAGAAGCAGTCGTGGCGGATTCCGTGTAATGACGATCGGTATAACATAAACAGAATGAAGATCATGAGGAGATGGGAACATGGTTACGAGTCAAGAGCAATGGCAAGAGATGATGCGGCTGCCGGCTGAGCAATTATATCAAGAAGAACTAGCAGCGCTTAAGAAAGCAGATAAAGGGAAGATCCCTGCCGGCTGGCAAATGTCGCCGCAATCCGTACTTACGTTCATTACCGGAGGGAAAGTCGGTAAAACAGTGATCACACCGAAATATATCGGGAACAAAAGGCTGATCGAAATGGCCATCGCGACACTGGTCACCGATCGTGCGCTATTGTTAATAGGGGAGCCAGGTACGGCTAAATCCTGGTTATCCGAAAATCTCACTGCCGCCATTTATGGACATTCCGGCCTTGTTGTTCAGGGGACGGCGGGTACTAGTGAGGAGCATGTTCGATATTCGTGGAACTATGCCATGCTATTGGCGAATGGGCCAACACCTGAGGCACTTGTGCAGAGCCCTGTGATGCGGGCGATGGAAGCCGGTGGCATTGCCCGATTCGAAGAAATATCACGATGTGCCTCGGAGGTACAGGATGCGCTGATCTCTATTTTATCAGAGAAGACGATTTCGATTCCGGAGCTGGGTCGGGAAGTTAGCGCGCGGAAAGGGTTCTCGATCATCGCTACGGCGAACACGCGGGATCGAGGCGTCAACGAAATGTCGGCGGCCTTGAAGCGCCGCTTCAATATTCTGATCCTGCCGACGCCAAGTGATATGGATACGGAAGTCGAAATCGTGAAGAAAAGAGTACGTGAAATTGCATCCTCTTATGATCTGCAAGCCGCTGTTCCTGCGGATGAGGCATTGATCAAGGTGGTAACCATCTTCCGGGAATTGCGCAGCGGGATGACACTCGATAAGAAAGAGAAGCTCAAATCTCCTGCGGGCGTGATCTCTACGGCGGAGGCCATTTCTCTGCTGACGAACTCCATGGCTTTAGCGGCGAGCTTCGGCAACGGCGAAATATCAGATGAAGATCTTGCCGCAGGATTGCAAGGTGCCATCGTCAAGGATGATGTGAAAGATAAATTGGTCTGGAAAGAGTATCTCGATAATGTGATGAAAAAGCGTGGCGCAGAATGGCGAGGTTTGTACACGGCCTGTAAGGAGATGAACGAGTGAATAGCGTAGCGACGGCCGCTGTACATATATTTGGTGTGCGGCATCTGTCACCCGGCGGCTCCTTGCATCTGCTGGAGCTGCTGCAGGAAGTACAGCCAACCGCCGTACTCATTGAAGGACCATCGGATGCGAACTCGGAGATCCATCATCTAACGAACCGGAACACGGCTCCGCCTGTCGCCATTCTTGCTTTTACGGAGGATATCCCTGTTCGCACGGTATTATGGCCTTTCGCTGCCTACTCGCCAGAGTATCAAGCCATGAAATGGGCAGCTGAGAATGGAGCGCAGGCCGCATTTATCGACCTGCCGTCTTCGGTTACGGTTGCGATGCAACAGCTGCGATTGGAAGCGAAAGAGAACGTGGAAGAGGAAGATACGGTGACTGAAATGCGTACCGATCCCGATTCTCTCGATGAGTCTAACATCTACAATCGCATCGCCGCGATTGCAGGCGAGCATGATTACGATATGTACTGGGAGCGTAATTATGAGCTCAATACGAATAAAGGGGCCTATCAGGAGGCGATTATTGCCTTCTCTACGCAGATGCGCGAACTGACGGAGGAAGATGAGAGACAGCATCAACGGGTGGAATACGCCTATAACGCAGTTCGAGAGGCTTATATGCGAAGACAGATTCAAGACACGATTGCCGCAGGCCATGACCCGAACCGCATTGTTGTCGTCTGCGGAGCTTATCATGCAGCTGTGCTTGCGCAAGATTCCCAGGTGATGACGGATCAAGAGTGGACGCTTCTGCCATCCCGTAAGACAAAGCTGACACTGATGCCTTACTCGTATTATCGATTATCTTCGATGTCCGGCTACGGGGCAGGCAATAATGCGCCGAATTATTATGAGATGATGTGGGAGCGCATGCGGACCGATACGCTAGAAGAGCTGCCGCATTATTATTTATCATCGATTGCAAGGTGGATGAGGGAGATGGGGAACCATCGTTCAACCGCTGAAGTGATCGAAGCCGTTCGGCTTGCCGAAGCTCTAGCAGCCATGCATGGAGGGAGCTCCCCGACCCTGCGGGACTTGAGAGATGCTGCCCAGACATTACTGGGACGCGGCGATCTCTCTGTCATCGCAGAAGCGCTCGCACGCGTTGATGTCGGAACTGCCATCGGTTCATTGGCTGAAGGTGTCAGCCAGACCCCGATTCAAGATGATCTGAATCGCCTATTGAAGCAATTGAAGCTCGAGAAGTACAAGACAACTGTGGCTACCGATTTATCTCTGGATTTGCGTGAGAATCGTCGGGTTACATCGGAAGAATCCGCCTTCCTTGATTTGAATCGGTCCACGTTATTGCATCGATTAGCATGGCTTGGCATCTCTTTTGCGAAGCTTCGTCCTAGCGGGCAGGAGAATGCAACTTGGGCTGAGCATTGGGTCATTCAATGGTCTCCTGAGGTCGAGATTCAGGTGGTGGAATCGACACTACTCGGGGAGACGGTTGAAGTAGCCTCTGCGTACGTACTGCAGCAGAAACTGGATAGCTGCAGTACCATCGATGAAGCTTCTGTGCTGATCCGTACGGCATGCGATTGCCGTATGCTAGAGCAGATGGAGACCGCGCGGCAGACACTGCAGCGGCTTGCTGCAGATAGCCGTGATGTGGTCCAGATCGCTGCAGCATCGAAGGAGTTGTCCATGATTATCGGTTACGGTGGCTTACGTCGTATGGATACCTCACAGTTGCTGCCGCTTCTGGAACAGCTGTTCATGAGAGCGTGCCTGTTCCTGTTGGATGCAGCACAATGCAATGACGAGGCGGCAAGCGACATGATGTCGGCAATGAATGAGCTAAACCGTATTTCCTTGGAGCATAGTGACCAAGTGGATGAATCTCTATGGCTTCAGGAACTGCTGCATTTATCTGAACGGGATGATCGGAATCCGCGCCTATCCGGTTTTGCTTGCGCCATCTTGATGGAACGTCATGCCATCACCGCGCAGCAATGCGCTGAAGAGGTATCTAGAAGGCTCTCACCTGGCATTCCAGCAGATCTCGGTGCAGGGTGGTTCGAAGGGCTGTCGCAGCGCAATCGGTATGCTCTTCTATCCCGACAGAGCTTATGGGAACAGTTGAATGCCTACATCGTTTCGCTGAGCGATGAAGAATTTGCTCGTGCGCTCGTATTCTTGCGGCGTGCTTTTAGTTCGTTCGCTCCGCGGGAGAAGACGATGATTGCCGAGTTATTAGGCGAATTGTGGGGAGTCCATGCCGACCAAGCAGCTGAGATTTTGACGGGGGAATTGAAGGAGGAAGAAGTAAAGATGATCGACGAGCTGAATGATTTTGATTTTGAGGATTTTTGACCATGGATAACGTTGTAGATACACAGACGGTGTCCAGATGGAGAATGATATTAGGTGCTTCTGCGGAGAAACAGCTTGCAGGCTGTTGTGCAGGCGGGAGCATTGCATTATCGGAAGAAGAGCGAATGATGGATGAAGCCTTAGCAGCAATCTATGATGATACCGGTGAAGAAGAGGCAGGACAACATAACACACGAACTTCAACCGGGAGGAATGCAGGCCTCGGCAAGTCTGCTCCCCGTCTATCCAAATGGCTCGGTGATGTCAGACGATGTTTCCCAGAGGACGTGGTCTCGATCATTCAGAACGATGCGATGGAAAGAAAGGGATGGAAGCAGCTCCTCTTCGAGCCGGAAGTCCTAGCTCATGTGAAGCCAGATATTCAATTGGTCGGCACGCTGTTATCGCTGAAGGGAAGAATTCCGGAGAAGACGAAGGATACGGCACGCATGCTCGTCTCATCCGTTGTAGATGAACTAGTCAAACGTCTCGAGCAGGATATCCGGCGCGCGGTGACGGGTGCGTTGAATCGCCGGCAGCATTCCCCGTTGCCTTCCGTAAGCGGCATCGATTGGAAACGCACGATTCAGCGGAATTTGAAGCACTATGATCGCGAGAGCCGTCAGATCATACCGGAGAAATTCTACTTCTTCGACCGGGCACAGCGCAGTCAAGAATGGACGGTAATCCTAGATATTGATCAGAGCGGATCGATGGCTGATTCGGTCATATGGGCCTCGGTGATCGGTTCGATCTTCGCGAGCATTCCGGCGCTGCGAACACGTGTCGTCGTATTCGATACGGAAGTGGTAGATTTAACAGAGCAATGTGCGAATGACCCTGTGGAGATGCTGTTCGGAATTCAATTGGGCGGTGGAACAGATATTAACAAATCGGTTGCCTATTGCGAGCAATTTGTGGAAGAACCGAAGAAGACCTTGTTTATCATCATTTCGGATTTATATGAAGGCGGTAACCAATCCGCATTGATACGACGTATGCGTGAACTGCGAGAAGCGGGTGTACGGACGATGTGCTTACTCGCACTATCGGATCAGGGCCAACCGTTCTATGACGAACACGTTGCGAGACAGCTCGCTCGGGATGGAACGCCATGTTTTGCATGTACCCCTGCGTTACTGCCTGAACTCGTCGAAGGTGCGCTGAAAGGTTTTGATCTGGTCGAACTTGCGAAGCGAGTGGGGACGAAGAAAGAGTGATATATTTTTCTCCGTCTAAGGTCGTAGAAAAACTCAACCTAAAGGTTGAGTTTTTTGTGCTGCAAGTTGAGTCTTTTTACTGACGTAACAAGATTTGAAGCAAGGTAAGATGGAGTGGGAAAAGTTGGTATTAAATATTTTCTAAATCGTAAGTAGGAGTAGAATATGAATAGGAGGTAGATGATATGATTCAACAATCTCATTGGATTCATGCAGGAAATTTGGAAGTGCTTAAGCAAGAAGGAGCTAGGGTAGTGAAAGGCGGTATCGCTGTTTTTTATCATGAAAATAAGGTTTATGCAGTAGATAATCGTTGTCCACACTTAGGATTCCCACTGCACGTAGGCAGCTTGTGCGAAGGCATTCTTACTTGTCATTGGCATCATGCTCGGTTTGATATATGCAGCGGTGGAACGTTAGATCCTTGGGCTGACGATGTTCCTGTGTATGAGGTGAAGCTTGAGGACGGTGAAATATGGATAAACCAGCAGAAGCATACGAATGATATCGAAAAATATAAGAAGCGGTTGAAGGAAGGATTAGAGCAGAATATAGGGATTGTTATTGCGAAGTCCGTTGTCGCCTTAGTGGAAGCAAATGTGTCGGAAGCGGATATTGCACGGATTGGAATTGAATTTGGCACGACTTATGGCAGCGGGTGGAATTCAGGATTAACGATACTCACAGCCATGACGCGCATACTACCAAAACTTGATAAGTCAGGTAAAATTCTAGCCCTGTATCAAGGTTTACTGCATACGGCACGAAACAGTTCAGGGAGGGGACAGAGGCATTTATTAAGCCCGCTGCCTTCGGAAGACGTGTCGATATCAAGATTGATTGAATGGTATCGAAACTGTATCGAAGTTCGAGATACGCAGGGCGCTGAACGTATTCTTTTAACTGCGATCCGCAAAGGTGTATCTGATGATCAATTGGCAGAAATGATGCTTATGGCTGTGACAGATCATGTTTACCTTGATGGTGGGCATACATTTGATTTCCATAATAAAGCATTTGAATCCCTCCAATATGTGAATGATGAAATGAAGAATACGGTACTTTCTTCGCTCGTTCCAATGCTCGGAGCTCCAACGCGCAGTGAAGAATTGCATCAGTGGCAAGCACCAATTGATCTAGTTGGTCCTCTACAAGATGCGTTTGCTGAATTATTACAGAGTCCTTCCGTTGAATATAGGTCATTAACGGAGAAAGAGGAAAATGAGATCATTCAACAGCTCTTAAGTGAG
Proteins encoded:
- a CDS encoding DUF5682 family protein encodes the protein MNSVATAAVHIFGVRHLSPGGSLHLLELLQEVQPTAVLIEGPSDANSEIHHLTNRNTAPPVAILAFTEDIPVRTVLWPFAAYSPEYQAMKWAAENGAQAAFIDLPSSVTVAMQQLRLEAKENVEEEDTVTEMRTDPDSLDESNIYNRIAAIAGEHDYDMYWERNYELNTNKGAYQEAIIAFSTQMRELTEEDERQHQRVEYAYNAVREAYMRRQIQDTIAAGHDPNRIVVVCGAYHAAVLAQDSQVMTDQEWTLLPSRKTKLTLMPYSYYRLSSMSGYGAGNNAPNYYEMMWERMRTDTLEELPHYYLSSIARWMREMGNHRSTAEVIEAVRLAEALAAMHGGSSPTLRDLRDAAQTLLGRGDLSVIAEALARVDVGTAIGSLAEGVSQTPIQDDLNRLLKQLKLEKYKTTVATDLSLDLRENRRVTSEESAFLDLNRSTLLHRLAWLGISFAKLRPSGQENATWAEHWVIQWSPEVEIQVVESTLLGETVEVASAYVLQQKLDSCSTIDEASVLIRTACDCRMLEQMETARQTLQRLAADSRDVVQIAAASKELSMIIGYGGLRRMDTSQLLPLLEQLFMRACLFLLDAAQCNDEAASDMMSAMNELNRISLEHSDQVDESLWLQELLHLSERDDRNPRLSGFACAILMERHAITAQQCAEEVSRRLSPGIPADLGAGWFEGLSQRNRYALLSRQSLWEQLNAYIVSLSDEEFARALVFLRRAFSSFAPREKTMIAELLGELWGVHADQAAEILTGELKEEEVKMIDELNDFDFEDF
- a CDS encoding VWA domain-containing protein, translating into MDNVVDTQTVSRWRMILGASAEKQLAGCCAGGSIALSEEERMMDEALAAIYDDTGEEEAGQHNTRTSTGRNAGLGKSAPRLSKWLGDVRRCFPEDVVSIIQNDAMERKGWKQLLFEPEVLAHVKPDIQLVGTLLSLKGRIPEKTKDTARMLVSSVVDELVKRLEQDIRRAVTGALNRRQHSPLPSVSGIDWKRTIQRNLKHYDRESRQIIPEKFYFFDRAQRSQEWTVILDIDQSGSMADSVIWASVIGSIFASIPALRTRVVVFDTEVVDLTEQCANDPVEMLFGIQLGGGTDINKSVAYCEQFVEEPKKTLFIIISDLYEGGNQSALIRRMRELREAGVRTMCLLALSDQGQPFYDEHVARQLARDGTPCFACTPALLPELVEGALKGFDLVELAKRVGTKKE
- a CDS encoding Rieske (2Fe-2S) protein; the protein is MIQQSHWIHAGNLEVLKQEGARVVKGGIAVFYHENKVYAVDNRCPHLGFPLHVGSLCEGILTCHWHHARFDICSGGTLDPWADDVPVYEVKLEDGEIWINQQKHTNDIEKYKKRLKEGLEQNIGIVIAKSVVALVEANVSEADIARIGIEFGTTYGSGWNSGLTILTAMTRILPKLDKSGKILALYQGLLHTARNSSGRGQRHLLSPLPSEDVSISRLIEWYRNCIEVRDTQGAERILLTAIRKGVSDDQLAEMMLMAVTDHVYLDGGHTFDFHNKAFESLQYVNDEMKNTVLSSLVPMLGAPTRSEELHQWQAPIDLVGPLQDAFAELLQSPSVEYRSLTEKEENEIIQQLLSEEPLATTKLLTRILISGGHPAHVAQLVTLGAAERIVRFHTQNDFRDWVAVLHTFTYAHAVHERLRHSTNPLLIRAVYHGAMSIYLDRFLNVPAASRPKDAKPVNPDQPEKLLDVMDQRQNVNEAARWVIGYLHNHGNPKVLINQLGHALLREDADFHTFQMYEAAIAEYDTWDVRADAFAEQARETMLLAVTRYLAAHAPTARELSHTARIASRLHRGERLYEEE